One Ricinus communis isolate WT05 ecotype wild-type chromosome 2, ASM1957865v1, whole genome shotgun sequence DNA segment encodes these proteins:
- the LOC8270937 gene encoding 2-oxoglutarate-dependent dioxygenase 19: MPQGNTTLVLTNDSSLYGKDSLSGEDGAIPIIDYSKLISSDPSLRSLAVENLGKVCLDYGFFIVTNHAVPGSVIKGVIDKLFEFFDQPENEKQKYETKSPIDMIRSGKGNHNHVSREFIKMAVHPSVHCPPNPSGLSEILQDYSKKVRELGIEILGGISRALGLEEDYIEKKMNLESGYDFFTANDYPSRQNSENRIGQFAHVDPGLLVFIIENVSGGLQVEHNGKWLNVNLKPDWIFVNVADHMEILTNGKYKSALHRVVVNNKIRRVTLPLFLGPSLNTVVTPASEFIDDCNPPAYRGLTYQEYLEFNQFHVIDGKSCLNQIRI; this comes from the exons ATGCCTCAAGGCAACACAACCTTGGTTCTCACGAATGATTCATCTCTTTATGGCAAAGATTCTCTTTCAGGAGAGGATGGGGCAATTCCCATTATTGATTACTCCAAGCTCATCTCTTCTGATCCCAGCCTCCGGTCTCTGGCCGTAGAGAACTTGGGCAAAGTGTGCCTTGACTACGGCTTCTTCATT GTGACTAACCATGCAGTTCCTGGCAGTGTGATTAAAGGGGTGATAGACAAACTCTTTGAATTCTTTGATCAGCCTGAAAATGAGAAGCAGAAGTATGAGACCAAGTCTCCAATTGATATGATCAGGTCAGGGAAGGGCAACCATAACCATGTTAGCAGGGAGTTTATCAAGATGGCTGTGCATCCTTCAGTTCATTGCCCTCCTAATCCATCTGGTTTAAg TGAGATTTTACAGGACTATAGCAAAAAAGTAAGAGAACTGGGAATTGAAATACTTGGAGGGATTTCAAGAGCTTTGGGACTTGAAGAAGACTACatagagaagaaaatgaactTGGAATCAGGCTACGATTTCTTTACTGCAAATGACTACCCATCGCGCCAAAATTCTGAAAATCGAATTGGGCAATTTGCTCATGTTGATCCTGGTCTTCTGGTCTTCATTATCGAGAACGTGAGTGGTGGTTTACAAGTTGAGCATAACGGGAAGTGGCTCAATGTAAACCTTAAGCCTGACTGGATTTTTGTGAATGTTGCTGATCATATGGAG ATTCTTACAAATGGAAAGTACAAGAGTGCACTTCACAGGGTGGTTGTGAACAACAAAATTAGAAGGGTAACTTTACCATTATTTTTGGGACCCTCGTTGAACACAGTTGTGACTCCTGCATCAGAATTTATAGACGACTGCAACCCACCTGCATATCGCGGCTTGACCTATCAAGAATATTTGGAATTTAATCAGTTCCATGTCATTGATGGAAAATCATGTCTTAATCAGATTCGAATCTGA